One Oryza brachyantha chromosome 3, ObraRS2, whole genome shotgun sequence DNA segment encodes these proteins:
- the LOC102720966 gene encoding tubulin alpha-1 chain, whose translation MRECISIHIGQAGIQVGNACWELYCLEHGIQADGQMPSDKTVGGGDDAFNTFFSETGAGKHVPRAVFVDLEPTVIDEVRTGGYRQLFHPEQLISGKEDAANNFARGHYTIGKEIVDLCLDRIRKLADNCTGLQGFLVFNAVGGGTGSGLGSLLLERLSVDYGKKSKLGFTVYPSPQVSTSVVEPYNSVLSTHSLLEHTDVAVLLDNEAIYDICRRSLDIERPTYTNLNRLVSQVISSLTASLRFDGALNVDVNEFQTNLVPYPRIHFMLSSYAPVISAEKAYHEQLSVAEITNSAFEPSSMMAKCDPRHGKYMACCLMYRGDVVPKDVNAAVATIKTKRTIQFVDWCPTGFKCGINYQPPSIVPGGDLAKVQRAVCMISNSTSVVEVFSRIDHKFDLMYAKRAFVHWYVGEGMEEGEFSEAREDLAALEKDYEEVGAEFDEGEDGDEGDEY comes from the exons ATGAGGGAGTGCATCTCGATCCACATCGGCCAGGCCGGTATCCAGGTCGGAAACGCGTGCTGGGAGCTCTACTGCCTCGAGCATGGCATCCAG GCTGATGGTCAGATGCCCAGTGACAAGACCGTTGGTGGAGGTGATGATGCATTCAACACCTTCTTCAGCGAGACTGGTGCTGGGAAGCATGTTCCCCGTGCTGTCTTTGTTGATCTTGAGCCTACTGTCATTGATGAGGTGAGGACTGGTGGCTACCGCCAGCTCTTCCACCCTGAGCAGCTCATCAGTGGCAAGGAGGATGCAGCCAACAACTTTGCCCGTGGTCACTACACCA TTGGCAAGGAGATTGTTGATCTGTGCCTTGACCGCATCAGGAAGCTTGCTGACAACTGCACTGGTCTCCAAGGTTTCCTTGTGTTCAATGCTGTTGGAGGTGGAACTGGCTCTGGTCTTGGTTCCCTCCTCCTGGAGCGCCTCTCTGTTGACTATGGCAAGAAGTCCAAGCTCGGGTTCACAGTGTACCCATCCCCTCAGGTCTCCACCTCTGTGGTTGAGCCATACAACAGTGTCCTTTCCACCCACTCCCTCCTTGAGCACACTGATGTAGCTGTCCTCCTTGACAACGAGGCCATCTATGATATATGCCGTCGCTCCCTTGACATCGAGCGCCCAACCTACACCAACCTCAACAGGCTTGTGTCTCAG GTTATCTCATCCCTGACTGCCTCCCTGAGGTTTGATGGTGCTCTTAATGTGGATGTCAACGAGTTCCAGACCAACCTTGTGCCCTACCCGAGGATCCACTTCATGCTTTCATCCTACGCCCCAGTGATCTCTGCCGAGAAGGCCTACCATGAGCAGCTCTCCGTCGCTGAAATCACCAACAGCGCCTTCGAGCCATCCTCCATGATGGCCAAGTGCGACCCTCGCCACGGCAAGTACATGGCATGCTGCCTCATGTACCGTGGTGATGTGGTCCCCAAGGACGTGAACGCCGCTGTCGCCACCATCAAGACCAAGCGCACCATCCAGTTCGTCGACTGGTGCCCGACCGGGTTCAAGTGCGGCATCAACTACCAGCCGCCCAGCATCGTCCCCGGCGGCGACCTGGCCAAGGTGCAGAGGGCCGTGTGCATGATCTCCAACTCCACCAGCGTCGTCGAGGTCTTCTCCCGCATTGACCACAAGTTCGACCTCATGTACGCCAAGCGCGCTTTCGTCCACTGGTACGTTGGTGAGGGCATGGAGGAGGGCGAGTTCTCCGAGGCCCGCGAGGACCTTGCGGCGCTCGAGAAGGACTATGAGGAGGTCGGCGCTGAGTTCGACGAGGGTGAGGACGGCGATGAGGGCGACGAGTACTAG
- the LOC102721254 gene encoding phosphatidylinositol transfer protein PDR17, producing the protein MFSFRKKHASRFNSDDTEQQEEKIQELRDAIGPLSSSSEKYCTEACLRRYLEARNWNVDKSRKMLEESLKWRTAYRPEAIRWLEISLESETGKMYRASFVDREGRTVVIMRPAKQNTTSHEGQVRFLVYTLENAILSLPEDQDKMVWLIDFTGWTLANAVPIKTARECASVLQNHYPERLAVAILFNPPKVFEAFWKVTKHFLDPKSIQKVNFVYLKNDESMKIMHKYIDPEVLPVEFGGKSNVVYNHEEYSKLMVQDDIKMASFWASDTKTDHVNKVINEHSVPEVTPQSSLVAAKAS; encoded by the exons ATGTTTAGTTTTAGGAAGAAGCATGCCTCTCGCTTCAATTCAGATGACACTGAGCAACAGGAAGAAAAG ATCCAAGAGCTGAGAGATGCAATTGGGCCTTTGTCTTCCTCTAGCGAGAAATATTGTACTGAAGCATGCTTGAGGAGATATCTAGAAGCCCGTAACTGGAATGTTGATAAGTCTAGAAAAATGTTGGAAGAAAGTCTGAAGTGGAGAACAGCTTACAGGCCAGAAGCTATTCGCTGG CTCGAGATTTCTCTTGAATCAGAAACAGGTAAGATGTACAGAGCAAGTTTTGTAGATAGAGAAGGGAGAACTGTCGTCATTATGAGACCTGCAAAGCAG AATACAACGTCCCATGAAGGGCAGGTACGGTTTCTTGTATATACCTTGGAGAATGCAATCCTCAGCCTGCCTGAAGATCAAGACAAAATGGTATGGTTGATAGACTTCACAGGATGGACACTGGCAAATGCAGTGCCCATAAAAACTGCCCGGGAATGTGCAAGTGTTCTGCAAAATCATTATCCTGAGAGGTTGGCTGTTGCAATTCTGTTTAATCCCCCGAAAGTATTTGAGGCTTTTTGGAAG GTTACCAAACATTTCCTTGACCCGAAATCGATCCAGAAGGTGAATTTCGTATACCTAAAGAACGACGAGAGCATGAAGATCATGCACAAGTACATTGATCCAGAGGTCCTCCCCGTAGAGTTTGGTGGGAAGAGCAATGTGGTGTACAACCATGAGGAGTATTCCAAGTTGATGGTGCAAGATGACATCAAAATGGCAAGCTTTTGGGCATCTGACACAAAAACTGACCATGTTAACAAAGTCATTAACGAGCACTCGGTCCCCGAGGTTACGCCGCAGTCGTCTCTGGTGGCCGCGAAAGCGAGTTAG
- the LOC102720133 gene encoding probable LRR receptor-like serine/threonine-protein kinase At2g16250 encodes MMRAGFGSGGGLWALLLLVALVAAAAPGAVVGQANLTSRADLSALYALRGSLGLRARDWPRRADPCTAWAGVGCRGGRVVSVTLVGLRRTRLGRLAPRFAVDGLRNLTRLEAFSAAGFGLPGSIPAWLGAGLAPTFQLLDISNCAVTGEIPASAIAGLSNLTVLNLAGNLLSGQLPGSALAGLPRLSRLNLSGNAFSGELPKAVWSLPELSVLDVSQTNLTGTLPDTGLALPSNVQVVDLSGNLFYGGVPGPFGQLFGRTALANISGNYFDGKLGVSKGDVGNFSFELNCFVDVASQRSQADCQQFYAARGLIYMSPAPAPTLQPALPASPGRKKRRKNLKYILIGAIGGGVLLLAVIAAILYCLVCSGSRTNRSRNDQRESGERNTQLGASGTGGGAVAAGMQSSTSPANLAKVGDSFGYDQLVEATASFDDDRLIKHGHSGDLYIGVLHDGTSVVVKKITSSMSRNAYMAELDLFAKGLHERLVPIMGHCLDKEDKFLVYRFVRNGDLSSALHRKSGEEEEGLQSLDWIKRLKIATGVAEALCYLHHECNPPMVHRDVQASSILLDDKFDVRLGSLSEVCPQEGEGHQNVITKLLRFSSTADQGSSGAPSASCSYDVYCFGKVLLELVTGRLGTSASNDAATNEWLDSTLRYINIYEKELMSKIIDPSLIIDEDHLEEVWAMAIVAKSCLNPRSSKRPPMKYILKALENPLKVVREDNGGSSSARLRATSSRGSWNAAFFGSWRHSSSDIGPSRDDNLFKRSETIKSSGGSNGDHSSSRRRQSKEIFPEPSGSRDTED; translated from the exons atgatgCGCGCTGGTTTTGGTAGTGGTGGTGGGCTCtgggcgctgctgctgcttgtggcgctggtggcggcggcggcgcccggggCGGTGGTGGGGCAGGCGAACCTCACGTCGCGGGCGGATCTCTCGGCGCTGTACGCGCTGCGGGGCTCGCTCGGGCTGCGTGCGCGGGACTggcctcgccgcgccgaccCCTGCACGGCGTGGGCCGGGGTGGggtgccgcggcggccgcgtcgtGTCGGTCACCCTCGTCGGGCTGCGCCGCACGCGGCTGGGCCGCCTGGCCCCGCGCTTCGCTGTCGACGGGCTGCGCAACCTCACGCGGCTCGAGGCCTTCAGTGCGGCGGGGTTCGGCCTGCCCGGCTCTATCCCGGCGTGGCTCGGCGCCGGGCTCGCGCCCACCTTCCAGCTCCTCGACATCTCCAACTGCGCCGTCACGGGGGAGATCCCTGCCTCGGCCATCGCCGGCCTCAGCAACCTCACCGTTCTCAACCTAGCAGGGAATCTACTCTCGGGGCAGCTCCCGGGCAGTGCTCTCGCCGGGCTCCCGCGTCTCAGTAGACTCAACCTCTCAGGCAATGCCTTCTCAGGCGAACTACCCAAGGCAGTCTGGTCGCTCCCGGAGCTGAGCGTTCTCGACGTGTCTCAGACCAACCTCACCGGCACATTGCCAGATACAGGGCTTGCGCTTCCATCCAATGTGCAGGTAGTGGATCTGTCCGGGAACCTCTTCTATGGTGGTGTGCCAGGCCCCTTTGGCCAACTCTTTGGTAGGACGGCATTGGCCAATATCTCTGGGAATTACTTCGATGGCAAGCTGGGTGTGTCCAAGGGTGATGTTGGAAATTTCTCATTTGAGTTGAATTGCTTCGTTGACGTTGCGAGCCAGCGTAGCCAGGCAGATTGTCAGCAGTTCTATGCTGCACGGGGGCTCATTTACATGAGTCCAGCTCCTGCACCCACACTGCAGCCTGCTTTGCCAGCTTCaccgggaaggaaaaaaagacgCAAGAATTTGAAGTACATACTGATTGGAGCGATTGGTGGGGGTGTCCTGCTGTTAGCTGTTATTGCAGCCATTTTGTATTGCTTGGTCTGCTCCGGGAGTAGGACGAATAGGAGTAGGAATGATCAGAGGGAAAGTGGAGAACGAAACACACAGTTGGGAGCTTCTGGAACTGGTGGGGGTGCAGTTGCTGCTGGCATGCAATCTTCTACATCACCCGCAAACCTAGCAAAGGTTGGTGATTCATTTGGTTATGACCAGCTTGTTGAAGCCACCGCAAGTTTTGACGACGATAGGCTTATCAAGCATGGTCACTCTGGTGATCTTTACATTGGTGTGCTCCATGATGGCACCTCCGTGGTTGTGAAGAAGATAACTTCCAGCATGTCTAGGAATGCTTATATGGCGGAGTTGGATTTATTTGCTAAAGGGTTGCATGAAAGGCTGGTGCCAATCATGGGGCATTGCCTTGATAAAGAGGACAAGTTTCTCGTGTATAGGTTTGTTCGGAATGGTGACTTATCAAGTGCACTGCACAGAAAGTcaggggaggaagaagaaggactGCAATCTTTGGACTGGATAAAGAGGCTGAAGATTGCAACAGGGGTGGCAGAGGCACTATGCTATCTACACCACGAGTGTAATCCACCAATGGTTCACAG GGATGTGCAAGCTAGCAGTATCCTTCTTGATGATAAATTTGACGTGCGCCTTGGGAGCTTGAGCGAGGTGTGTCCTCAAGAAGGGGAAGGTCACCAAAATGTCATCACAAAGCTTTTGAGATTTTCATC GACGGCAGATCAAGGTTCTTCTG GTGCTCCATCTGCATCTTGTTCATATGATGTCTACTGCTTTGGAAAAGTTTTGCTGGAGCTGGTGACAGGAAGGCTGGGTACCAGTGCATCAAATGATGCTGCAACAAATGAGTGGCTCGATAGCACTCTGCGCTACATTAATATTTATGAGAAAGAGCTCATGAGCAAGATCATTGATCCATCACTTATAATTGATGAGGACCATCTGGAGGAAGTCTGGGCAATGGCAATTGTTGCAAAGTCCTGCTTGAATCCTAGGTCTTCTAAACGCCCGCCGATGAAATATATCCTAAAAGCACTAGAGAATCCATTGAAGGTTGTGAGGGAAGATAACGGTGGCTCTAGCTCAGCCCGGTTAAGAGCAACATCTTCACGCGGATCATGGAATGCTGCATTCTTTGGGAGTTGGCGGCATAGCTCGTCCGATATAGGTCCTTCAAGGGATGACAACTTGTTCAAACGCTCAGAGACAATCAAATCATCTGGAGGGAGCAATGGTGATCATTCTTCCTCCCGCAGGAGGCAATCTAAGGAGATCTTCCCTGAGCCATCTGGCTCACGTGACACGGAGGATTAA
- the LOC102721532 gene encoding uncharacterized protein LOC102721532, with amino-acid sequence MESSKTQSQESASSVPKNPAMASCRKKKSDDATFLEDLKDHIDEFIHASMDEHKTCFKNTIQKMFGMSKVVAERSAEAKEAEVESALPLQTSVSR; translated from the exons ATGGAATCCAGCAAGACACAATCTCAAGAGTCCGCCTCTTCTGTTCCAAAGAACCCAGCCATGGCCTCTTGTCGGAAGAAGAAGTCTGATGACGCAACATTCCTCGAAGATCTGAAAGACCATATTGATGAGTTCATCCATGCTTCCATGGACGAGCACAAGACATGCTTCAAAAACACCATTCAGAAG ATGTTTGGGATGTCAAAGGTCGTCGCAGAGCGTTCAGCTGAAGCAAAGGAAGCTGAAGTCGAAAGCGCTTTGCCGCTTCAGACCAGTGTCTCGCGGTAG